The Aggregatilinea lenta genome includes a region encoding these proteins:
- a CDS encoding VWA domain-containing protein: protein MSFTNPGALWLLLLLPLLAVIGWPRVTYRRRRDTLSLAVRLLLVALLIVGLAGIQVQQTADNLAVVFLVDVSDSVTPQLRSAAFDYVREASATMGPRDQGAVVLFGGNALVEIPMTDRLELVQAGADPVRLNTDLAEAMRLGLALFPVDAAKRMVILSDGKQTVGDAAEVARLAAATGVQIEVVPLVAQDAPQAEAGPEILVRDVNVPATVNEGEQFDLTATIFSNRPDAAAEVRVLSSGEVIVRQDVQLQAGENTYVFPDLSVPTPGFVDFRVLVEPRGADTFYQNNELSAFTEVTGPPRALLVASDPREVESLQAALEETGLQVDVQGPRDMPVGLAPLSAYDSIVLANVSATELGVDRMRFLQAYVRDLGGGLIAIGGPDSFGVGGYFETPLEETLPVDMRIKDQQRIPQLAMLFVIDRSGSMEAANVSGVSNLELAKEAVVRSFDLLNNNDRTGVLSFDVSAYWVLHLQAVGDEANRELMRAEVGALRPGGGTNIRQALLSADQVLRSDPSALKHIILLTDGGADQSGIQAAVERMYQNYGITTSVVAVGRDYVQWLEDLAAAGHGQFHLATDVTTIPAIFTSETLLATRSYIFEEDFSPALTAVHPILRGLDSVPLLHGYVATSPKETATVILIGPEDDPILAAWQYGLGRSVAFTSDASSRWGSDWVAWDGYSDFWSQAVRWTITEGAASNVETRVEQRGEQAVITVDARDSSGGYLNGLQLDAAVVSSQLDTLNVPLQQTAPGRYEAMFDPGQEGAYFITVAGTPPDGSDTDGGIMQSTGWVMSYSAEYRVNTEESADQSLALLDLIARTTDGALLAGQPERVFTHDLQHERAARALWPAFILAALLLLPFDIAARRLVIGSRGVERMRGVVTEALGRRNAADSPATTERFGRLMDAKGRARAVQPIPDAQEPPKPPTPTISPAASTKPSAPPRAPSAPAAPGTSPAAGGSLASRLMERRRSTSERDQTDD, encoded by the coding sequence ATGAGCTTCACGAATCCCGGGGCGCTGTGGCTGCTCCTACTGCTGCCGCTTCTGGCGGTCATTGGGTGGCCGCGCGTGACCTATCGCCGCCGCCGTGATACGCTCAGCCTTGCCGTGCGCCTGCTGCTGGTCGCCCTGCTGATCGTGGGATTGGCGGGCATCCAGGTGCAGCAGACTGCGGACAACCTCGCAGTGGTGTTCCTGGTGGACGTGTCGGATAGTGTGACGCCGCAATTGCGCAGCGCGGCGTTCGATTATGTGCGCGAGGCGTCCGCGACAATGGGGCCGCGTGACCAGGGTGCGGTCGTGTTGTTCGGCGGGAACGCACTGGTCGAGATTCCCATGACCGACCGGTTGGAGCTGGTCCAGGCGGGGGCCGATCCCGTCCGGCTGAACACGGATCTGGCCGAGGCGATGCGCCTGGGGCTGGCGCTTTTCCCGGTAGACGCTGCCAAGCGCATGGTGATCCTCAGCGACGGCAAGCAGACGGTCGGTGACGCGGCGGAGGTGGCGCGGCTGGCTGCGGCAACAGGCGTGCAGATCGAGGTGGTGCCGCTGGTGGCGCAGGATGCGCCCCAGGCCGAGGCTGGACCGGAGATCCTGGTGCGGGATGTAAACGTGCCCGCAACAGTCAACGAGGGCGAGCAGTTCGACTTGACGGCGACGATCTTCAGCAATCGCCCGGATGCCGCCGCCGAGGTGCGCGTACTGTCGTCGGGCGAGGTGATCGTGCGCCAGGACGTGCAGCTTCAGGCGGGCGAGAACACCTACGTTTTCCCCGATCTCAGCGTGCCAACACCCGGCTTTGTCGACTTCCGCGTCTTGGTTGAACCGCGCGGTGCGGACACGTTCTACCAGAACAATGAGCTGTCGGCCTTTACTGAGGTCACCGGGCCGCCGCGCGCACTGCTGGTGGCGAGCGACCCGCGTGAGGTGGAATCACTGCAAGCCGCGCTTGAGGAGACGGGCTTGCAGGTGGACGTGCAAGGGCCGCGCGACATGCCCGTCGGACTGGCTCCGCTGAGCGCCTACGATAGCATCGTGCTGGCGAACGTCTCCGCGACGGAACTGGGCGTGGACCGGATGCGCTTCCTGCAGGCGTACGTTCGCGACCTGGGTGGCGGACTGATCGCGATCGGCGGGCCAGATAGCTTCGGCGTCGGCGGCTACTTCGAGACACCGCTGGAAGAGACGCTGCCGGTCGATATGCGCATCAAAGACCAGCAGCGCATCCCGCAGTTGGCGATGCTGTTCGTGATCGACCGCTCCGGCAGCATGGAGGCGGCCAACGTCAGCGGCGTATCGAATTTGGAGCTGGCGAAGGAAGCCGTGGTGCGCTCGTTCGACCTGTTGAACAACAACGATCGCACAGGTGTGCTCTCGTTTGACGTTTCGGCCTATTGGGTGCTGCATCTGCAAGCCGTGGGCGACGAAGCCAACCGCGAGCTTATGCGGGCTGAGGTCGGCGCGCTGCGGCCCGGCGGCGGCACGAACATCCGGCAAGCGCTGCTGTCGGCGGATCAGGTGCTGCGCAGCGATCCGTCCGCGCTGAAGCACATCATCCTGCTGACGGACGGCGGGGCCGACCAGAGCGGCATCCAGGCGGCGGTCGAGCGCATGTACCAGAACTACGGCATTACGACCTCGGTGGTGGCGGTCGGGCGCGATTATGTGCAGTGGCTGGAAGACCTTGCGGCGGCGGGGCACGGCCAGTTCCATCTGGCGACAGACGTGACGACCATCCCGGCGATCTTCACGTCGGAGACGCTGCTGGCGACGCGCTCGTACATCTTCGAGGAGGATTTCAGCCCGGCGCTGACGGCGGTTCACCCGATTCTACGCGGCCTGGACAGTGTGCCGCTGCTGCATGGCTACGTGGCGACCTCCCCGAAGGAAACCGCGACGGTGATCCTGATCGGGCCGGAAGACGACCCGATCCTGGCCGCGTGGCAGTACGGTCTGGGGCGCTCGGTAGCGTTCACCTCGGATGCATCCTCGCGCTGGGGCAGTGATTGGGTCGCGTGGGACGGCTATTCGGACTTCTGGAGCCAGGCGGTGCGCTGGACGATCACCGAGGGCGCGGCCAGCAACGTCGAAACGCGGGTCGAACAGCGCGGCGAGCAGGCGGTGATTACGGTCGATGCGCGCGATAGCAGCGGCGGCTACCTGAACGGCCTTCAGCTCGACGCGGCGGTGGTCAGCAGCCAACTGGACACGCTCAATGTCCCGCTGCAGCAGACTGCGCCGGGCCGCTACGAGGCGATGTTCGATCCGGGACAGGAGGGTGCGTATTTCATCACCGTAGCCGGGACGCCGCCGGACGGAAGCGACACCGACGGCGGTATCATGCAGTCCACAGGCTGGGTGATGAGCTATTCGGCAGAGTACCGGGTGAACACGGAAGAAAGCGCCGACCAATCGCTGGCGCTGCTCGATCTCATCGCGCGCACGACCGACGGCGCATTGCTGGCGGGCCAGCCCGAGCGGGTCTTCACGCACGATTTGCAGCACGAGCGCGCGGCGCGCGCGCTGTGGCCCGCGTTTATCCTGGCGGCGCTGCTGCTGCTGCCGTTCGATATCGCCGCGCGGCGGCTCGTGATCGGCTCGCGCGGTGTAGAGCGCATGCGCGGCGTCGTGACCGAGGCATTAGGCCGCCGCAACGCCGCCGATTCGCCTGCCACGACAGAGCGCTTCGGTCGCCTGATGGATGCTAAGGGCCGCGCCCGCGCGGTGCAGCCGATCCCCGACGCACAGGAGCCGCCGAAACCGCCGACGCCTACCATATCGCCCGCTGCCAGCACGAAACCGTCCGCGCCACCCAGAGCGCCATCTGCTCCGGCAGCGCCCGGAACGTCGCCCGCTGCCGGGGGCAGTCTGGCCTCCCGGTTGATGGAGCGCCGCCGCTCGACCTCCGAGCGTGACCAGACGGATGACTGA
- a CDS encoding phosphodiester glycosidase family protein translates to MTRPITRFWVRLLRGWLCAMALVGCTLARGVSDVATSVSPVPPTPTRAPTVQPESGWTAIAPGVERRDDRVTMAGGGTFTAVVIRLDPAQVTFRVHYSPGEPLRMDEWRDRLGDAAVIVNAGFFDESDNALGLIVSDGQASGQSFAGFGGMFQVDMGSVRVRSLVAEPYYGESLLQAAQAFPMLVEAGGVAAPQGSGFDEGSRRTVAAQDRSGRILFIAVPGAFLSFAELQAWLLSSDLDLNIAFALDGGRSTGLVIRGADPQVFPSLDQLPTVIAAYPS, encoded by the coding sequence ATGACTCGGCCTATCACGCGTTTTTGGGTGCGCCTGCTGCGCGGCTGGCTGTGCGCGATGGCACTGGTCGGGTGCACGCTGGCGCGCGGTGTCTCCGACGTGGCGACGTCCGTGTCGCCAGTTCCGCCGACGCCCACACGCGCTCCGACCGTGCAGCCTGAATCCGGCTGGACCGCGATCGCGCCGGGCGTCGAGCGGCGCGACGATCGCGTGACGATGGCCGGCGGTGGGACGTTCACGGCGGTTGTGATCCGGCTCGATCCGGCGCAGGTGACGTTCCGTGTGCATTACAGCCCCGGCGAGCCGTTGCGCATGGACGAATGGCGCGACCGCCTGGGGGACGCGGCGGTGATCGTCAACGCCGGGTTCTTCGACGAGAGCGACAACGCGCTGGGGCTGATCGTCAGCGACGGGCAGGCCAGCGGGCAGTCGTTTGCAGGCTTTGGCGGCATGTTCCAGGTGGACATGGGCAGCGTGCGCGTGCGTTCGCTGGTAGCTGAGCCATATTACGGCGAATCACTGTTGCAGGCGGCGCAGGCGTTCCCGATGTTGGTCGAGGCGGGCGGCGTGGCCGCGCCGCAGGGCAGCGGCTTCGACGAGGGATCGCGGCGCACAGTGGCGGCCCAGGATCGCAGTGGACGGATTCTGTTCATCGCCGTGCCGGGCGCGTTCTTGTCATTCGCGGAATTGCAGGCGTGGCTGCTGTCCAGCGATCTCGACCTGAATATCGCCTTCGCGCTGGACGGCGGGCGCTCGACCGGGCTGGTGATTCGCGGCGCGGACCCCCAGGTTTTTCCCTCGCTCGATCAGCTTCCCACCGTGATCGCGGCGTACCCTTCATAA
- a CDS encoding vWA domain-containing protein, which translates to MFSSLSTLSFLTPLALALAALAIPIILLYMLRLRRTEMQVSSTFLWQQLVRDREANAPWQKLRFSWLLILQLLILAALVLALARPFVEVKTITTGRIVLLLDASASMTATDVEPSRFAAAREVALSIVDTLGPDDTMTVIRVGDVPEVLAAASRDRLVLRDAIESAEAGAVSADWQAALTLAASGGVGVDALKVVLVSDGGLPADLPPIPGDLRFVPVGRSSANLAISALAVGSLPGDSPQLFMRITNYGDAAMDVIADLRLDGSQSIYWAYRYTVPAQGHVDINDVALPEDFETLTAALTLPAGTRERDYLGVDDVAYAVRDQSGAARVLLVMQGENLFLRQIFRSLPGVQLAEAQSQDSLPQQPFDLYVFDGWLPGTLPDGDLLLVNPPQSTDFFTIGAAQAASDGVSVNSDDPRMQNVAPYADGITLRQVRPLSGIGWATVLVRADGQPIIVAGERDNQQIALLGFDARYPNTDLVLQPAWPILVAELVSWFSPARAIDASESLSPGIPVTVRFVENANRATIVRPNGAQTTIDAVASTAVYADTLESGVYRVTLYADDQPVQSEPFAVNLFDAAESKIAPVSSVTIGTTTITQAVRQETGRREWWPWIAGLGLLLLLVEWWLYHRTRQRLPRATLSGGSTTTPGLIERIRSLRLRRKRRVAPVRRGLVARRRAR; encoded by the coding sequence CTGGCCCTGGCCGCGCTGGCGATCCCGATCATTCTGCTGTACATGCTGCGCCTGCGCCGCACGGAGATGCAGGTGTCGAGCACGTTCCTGTGGCAGCAGCTGGTGCGGGACCGGGAGGCAAACGCGCCGTGGCAGAAGCTGCGTTTTAGCTGGCTGCTCATCCTGCAACTGCTGATCCTGGCGGCGCTGGTGCTGGCCCTGGCGCGTCCGTTCGTGGAGGTCAAGACGATCACCACCGGGCGGATTGTGCTGTTGCTGGACGCGTCCGCGAGCATGACCGCCACGGACGTAGAGCCGAGCCGCTTCGCCGCCGCACGCGAGGTTGCGCTGAGCATCGTGGACACGCTGGGGCCGGACGACACGATGACAGTGATCCGCGTGGGTGATGTGCCGGAAGTGCTGGCCGCAGCTTCGCGCGATCGGCTGGTGCTGCGGGACGCGATCGAGTCCGCGGAGGCGGGCGCGGTCAGCGCGGACTGGCAGGCGGCACTCACGTTGGCGGCGTCGGGTGGGGTCGGCGTGGACGCGCTGAAGGTTGTGCTGGTTAGCGACGGCGGCCTGCCCGCCGATCTGCCGCCGATCCCCGGCGACCTGCGCTTTGTGCCCGTTGGACGGTCGAGCGCCAATCTCGCGATCTCGGCGCTGGCGGTGGGCAGCCTGCCGGGGGACTCCCCGCAGTTGTTCATGCGTATTACGAATTATGGTGACGCGGCGATGGACGTGATCGCAGACCTGCGGCTGGACGGCAGCCAGTCGATTTACTGGGCCTACCGCTACACCGTGCCCGCGCAGGGCCACGTGGACATCAACGACGTGGCGCTGCCGGAAGATTTCGAGACGCTCACCGCCGCGCTGACGCTGCCTGCCGGGACGAGAGAGCGCGACTATCTGGGGGTGGATGACGTCGCGTATGCCGTGCGCGATCAGTCCGGTGCGGCGCGCGTGCTGCTGGTCATGCAGGGGGAAAACCTGTTCCTGCGCCAGATCTTCCGCAGTCTGCCGGGGGTCCAGTTGGCCGAGGCGCAGTCGCAGGACAGCCTGCCGCAGCAGCCCTTCGACCTGTATGTATTCGATGGTTGGCTGCCAGGCACGCTGCCGGACGGCGACCTGCTGCTGGTGAATCCGCCTCAGAGCACGGATTTCTTCACGATTGGGGCGGCGCAGGCGGCCAGCGATGGCGTGTCGGTCAATAGCGACGATCCGCGCATGCAGAACGTCGCGCCCTATGCGGACGGCATCACGCTGCGCCAGGTCCGCCCCTTGAGCGGCATCGGATGGGCGACGGTGCTGGTGCGCGCGGACGGCCAGCCGATTATCGTCGCCGGGGAGCGCGACAACCAACAGATCGCGCTGCTGGGCTTCGATGCGCGCTACCCCAACACCGACCTCGTGCTGCAGCCCGCATGGCCGATTCTGGTCGCGGAACTGGTGAGCTGGTTCTCCCCGGCGCGTGCGATTGACGCGTCGGAGAGCCTGTCGCCGGGCATTCCGGTCACGGTGCGCTTCGTGGAGAACGCTAACCGCGCCACGATTGTGCGGCCCAACGGCGCCCAGACGACTATCGATGCTGTAGCCAGCACCGCCGTCTACGCCGACACGCTCGAATCCGGTGTGTACCGGGTCACGCTGTATGCGGATGACCAGCCGGTGCAGTCTGAGCCGTTTGCGGTGAATCTGTTCGACGCCGCCGAGAGCAAGATCGCCCCGGTCAGCAGCGTGACGATCGGCACGACGACGATCACGCAGGCTGTGCGCCAGGAAACCGGGCGGCGCGAGTGGTGGCCGTGGATCGCGGGCCTGGGGCTGCTGCTGCTGCTGGTCGAGTGGTGGCTTTACCACCGCACGCGCCAGCGTTTGCCGCGCGCAACGCTGTCCGGCGGCAGCACGACGACGCCCGGCCTGATTGAGCGGATCCGATCGCTGCGCCTGCGCCGCAAGCGCCGTGTTGCCCCGGTTCGACGCGGCCTTGTCGCGAGGCGGAGGGCGCGATGA